The Niabella beijingensis genomic interval CGGGTCCGATCCGGTATAAACAACCGTACCCGGTGTCATAAACCGTACAAAGTAGTTATTGGTACTGGTGCCCATCAGGCCTGCGTCCAGGATGGTCTCGTTCACACTGGGGTTGATAAAGATCTCCTCATAGCGATCCACAGGGTTGCTTTTTCCTTTATACAGTTCGCACCAGCCACTTTCATTCGCCGCCCAATCGAGCACCGCTTTGCTGGCATCCGCAGCCAGTTTCCAGCGGTTGGGATCATAACTGGTATAACCGATCAGTTCGCGCAGTTTGGGATCGCCCACCGGCACGTAGGATTGCGCCGTATTGAACAGGGGGCTGGCCGCATATAACAGTACCCGGGCTTTTAATGCCAGTGCCGCACCTTTTACGATACGTCCCCGGTACTTGCTTTCATAGGCACTGGGCAGGTTTTTTGCCGCTTCATCACAGCTGTTCACGATAAAATCCACCGTTTCGGCATAGGTACTTCTGGGTACCCGCACCTCGGGTATATCCGCAGCACTGCTTACTTTTAATACCTTGTCTACAATAGCAACCCCACCCAATCGCTGCATCAGGTCAAAATGCATCAGTGCTCTTAAAAAGACCGCCTCTGCCTTCATAGATGCCTTTTCTGCATCGGAGAACGGTGATTTATCAATATTCTCAATAAAGATATTTGCATTGCGTATGCCTTTATAACAAAATTCACTGCGGAACTCATACCAGTAAATATCGCTGGAACCCCAGTTACCTTTATTAAATGCTTCTGCGCCGGTGATATTGGAATACGCATCCGCTTCATCATCTGCGGCCGCAACGATCGTATAGGTAGCACCGTAATGATAAAAACCGTTCTCCCCGGAAGCCCAGTAGTAAGGGAATTCAAAAATGGAACAGGTACGGTATACACTCCAGAGGAATTGCTCGGTGCGCTCCCGTGAGGCAAAGACATCTTCCAGTTTGATGTCGCTGCTCTCGGGCTTTTCCAGGTACCGGTTACAGGAACCGAGCAGCAGGCACGCAATGCTCCATAAAATCAGTTTATTGAAAACGATTGGTTTCATCAGTGTATGTATTAAGCTTCGTTTCATCCGTATTATTTTTTGTTTTTATGACGGGGATGGAACCTTAGAATGACAGATTGATACCGCCGTTAAACACCCGCATGGGAGGATAGGTACGGCCCCATAACTCGCGCGCATCCGGATCCTTGCT includes:
- a CDS encoding RagB/SusD family nutrient uptake outer membrane protein, translated to MKRSLIHTLMKPIVFNKLILWSIACLLLGSCNRYLEKPESSDIKLEDVFASRERTEQFLWSVYRTCSIFEFPYYWASGENGFYHYGATYTIVAAADDEADAYSNITGAEAFNKGNWGSSDIYWYEFRSEFCYKGIRNANIFIENIDKSPFSDAEKASMKAEAVFLRALMHFDLMQRLGGVAIVDKVLKVSSAADIPEVRVPRSTYAETVDFIVNSCDEAAKNLPSAYESKYRGRIVKGAALALKARVLLYAASPLFNTAQSYVPVGDPKLRELIGYTSYDPNRWKLAADASKAVLDWAANESGWCELYKGKSNPVDRYEEIFINPSVNETILDAGLMGTSTNNYFVRFMTPGTVVYTGSDPINIGVTLNFTKFYQKADGTDQTWDEQEGVDYPYTQYRQKLKELDPRFQASVFYSGEEWARGTGTVYHFYEQHGKLLDAYNGVGFLRKFAKGVSNGSNPPPKWITFRLAEFYLNYAEALNEMNGDGGQIVWALNEVRRRVNMPDYAYTNQEDMRRKIRRERGVELAFEEHRYFDVRRWMIAGDEGVMRGGMYGLRLKGGANPTYRLEKFEDRVWNDKMYLYPFRVSEINLGYIQQNPGW